A region from the Acidimicrobiales bacterium genome encodes:
- a CDS encoding VOC family protein, giving the protein MTSWLGQYCLNVTDLETSIAFYTALGLECTSRTEIPQAFESIVEHPGGGSKLQLAQQKEQEATLDRGTAFWKLYVNTHDIQASYEKALVAGATVDSAPQRLERWPVTVGFVRDPDGYLVELVERHPWPDDAPAGAPWLGQYCLNVTDIEATVAFYELLGLTCTSRTDIGHALEAIVEQPGQGSKLQLAQHREQDGPLRMGSMWKLYVNTEDCAGLHDKAVAAGHASLVAPMRLDRWPVTIAFVADPDGYQVELVQRHEPTERTSP; this is encoded by the coding sequence ATGACCAGTTGGCTCGGTCAGTACTGCCTGAACGTCACCGACCTCGAGACCTCGATCGCCTTCTACACGGCGCTCGGGCTCGAGTGCACCAGCCGCACGGAGATCCCCCAGGCCTTCGAGTCCATCGTCGAGCACCCGGGGGGCGGCTCGAAGCTGCAGCTCGCCCAGCAGAAGGAGCAGGAGGCGACCCTCGACCGGGGCACGGCTTTCTGGAAGCTGTACGTCAACACGCACGACATCCAGGCCTCCTACGAGAAGGCCCTGGTGGCCGGGGCCACGGTCGACTCGGCGCCGCAGCGGCTGGAGCGCTGGCCCGTGACCGTCGGCTTCGTCCGCGACCCCGACGGCTACCTCGTCGAGCTGGTCGAGCGGCACCCGTGGCCCGACGACGCGCCCGCCGGCGCACCGTGGCTCGGGCAGTACTGCCTGAACGTCACCGACATCGAGGCCACCGTCGCCTTCTACGAGCTGCTGGGCCTCACGTGCACCAGCCGCACCGACATCGGCCACGCCCTGGAGGCCATCGTCGAGCAGCCCGGCCAGGGCTCGAAGCTGCAGCTGGCCCAGCACCGGGAGCAGGACGGCCCGCTGCGGATGGGCTCGATGTGGAAGCTCTACGTCAACACGGAAGACTGCGCGGGCCTGCACGACAAGGCTGTGGCCGCCGGTCACGCATCGCTGGTCGCCCCCATGCGACTCGACCGGTGGCCGGTGACGATCGCGTTCGTCGCCGACCCCGACGGCTACCAGGTCGAGCTCGTGCAGCGCCACGAACCCACCGAGAGGACGTCCCCGTGA
- a CDS encoding amidohydrolase family protein: protein MDRQSLRGSVFDADNHLYEPREALTQFLPDPYKSAIKYVEVDGRTKIAVLGQISDYIPNPTFDKVAAPGAQEDFFRHGNPEGKSHREIYGDAIACLPAFREPGPRLTLMDQQGLDRTLMFPTLASLVEERFRPDPDAMHVVIHALNEWLHETWSFDYEQRIYPTPIITLPVVERAVEELEWVLERGARAILVRPAPVPGLRGPRSFGLPEFDPFWKLAQEEKVLVTMHASDSGYTRWVGEWDGASEFKPFQPSPLRSYWTVAHQPMADAIAALVCHGALSRFPGLRVMSVENGSDWVPGLLHHLAGVHKKMPQLFDEDPIEVVSRNIWISPFWEDDVQSLAKLLPIDHIVFGSDFPHPEGLGDPLSYLDHLTGLGDDEVRDLMGGTLARLVA from the coding sequence ATGGACCGCCAGTCACTCAGAGGCAGCGTCTTCGACGCCGACAACCATCTCTACGAGCCGCGGGAGGCGCTCACGCAGTTCCTTCCGGATCCGTACAAGTCCGCGATCAAGTACGTCGAGGTCGACGGACGCACGAAGATCGCCGTGCTGGGCCAGATCAGCGACTACATCCCCAACCCCACCTTCGACAAGGTGGCGGCGCCCGGCGCGCAGGAGGACTTCTTCCGGCACGGCAACCCCGAAGGCAAGTCGCACCGCGAGATCTACGGCGACGCCATCGCCTGCCTTCCCGCGTTCCGGGAGCCGGGCCCCCGGCTGACGCTCATGGACCAGCAGGGCCTCGACCGCACGCTGATGTTCCCCACCCTCGCCAGCCTGGTCGAGGAGCGGTTCCGGCCCGACCCCGACGCCATGCACGTCGTGATCCACGCGCTCAACGAGTGGCTCCACGAGACCTGGTCGTTCGACTACGAGCAGCGCATCTACCCGACACCGATCATCACGCTGCCCGTCGTGGAGCGGGCCGTCGAGGAGCTGGAGTGGGTGCTCGAGCGCGGCGCCCGGGCGATCCTCGTCCGGCCTGCGCCCGTGCCCGGGCTCCGCGGCCCCCGCTCGTTCGGACTGCCGGAGTTCGACCCGTTCTGGAAGCTGGCCCAGGAGGAGAAGGTCCTGGTGACCATGCACGCGTCCGACAGCGGCTACACCCGCTGGGTCGGCGAGTGGGACGGCGCCAGCGAGTTCAAGCCGTTCCAGCCCTCGCCACTGCGGTCCTACTGGACCGTCGCCCATCAGCCCATGGCCGACGCGATCGCCGCTCTCGTCTGCCACGGCGCCCTGTCCCGCTTCCCCGGCCTGCGCGTCATGTCGGTCGAGAACGGCAGCGACTGGGTGCCCGGGCTGCTCCACCATCTCGCCGGCGTCCACAAGAAGATGCCGCAGCTCTTCGACGAGGACCCGATCGAGGTCGTCAGCCGCAACATCTGGATCAGTCCCTTCTGGGAGGACGACGTGCAGAGCCTGGCCAAGCTGCTGCCGATCGACCACATCGTCTTCGGCTCCGACTTCCCCCACCCCGAAGGACTCGGCGACCCCCTCTCCTACCTCGACCACCTCACCGGGCTCGGCGACGACGAGGTCCGCGACCTCATGGGCGGCACCCTGGCCCGCCTCGTCGCCTGA
- a CDS encoding amidohydrolase family protein produces the protein MPKYLVISSDGHAGPPADVYREYLDPAFREAFDEHQAAVEAGQMVNTAFVEEWDEETGDHDMKAGYDPQVRDAILDQEGVAAEVLFPDADVLGTGRLAKSPFGSGLGSGEGADPANVKAGARAHNRWLADFCATNPQRRIGVAVVPITAGVDDAVDQIRAAADAGLRGILIPTRWFDAPAYLDRSYEPVWAACAESGLVVHSHSGAGPADYTLGPGFLSIYAAEAWWWAARPFWVLILSGVFERHPELKYSIAENGAWWVPDLVMRMDEKWEGGHNTRKFGDVFKLDLSMRPSDYVNRNCFFAASTPGVDEIDRRHAIGVDNLLWGNDLPHPEGTYPHTRKWIAERFRHVPEDETAKILGLNAAALYEVDVAALAELVERICPAVADVHA, from the coding sequence ATGCCGAAGTACCTCGTCATCTCATCCGACGGCCACGCCGGCCCGCCGGCCGACGTCTACAGGGAGTACCTCGACCCGGCGTTCCGGGAGGCGTTCGACGAGCACCAGGCCGCGGTCGAGGCCGGCCAGATGGTCAACACCGCCTTCGTGGAGGAGTGGGACGAGGAGACCGGCGACCACGACATGAAGGCCGGCTACGACCCGCAGGTGCGCGACGCCATCCTCGACCAGGAGGGCGTGGCCGCCGAGGTCCTGTTCCCCGACGCCGACGTGCTGGGGACCGGCCGGCTGGCCAAGTCGCCGTTCGGGTCGGGCCTCGGCTCCGGCGAAGGCGCGGACCCGGCCAACGTCAAGGCCGGTGCCCGGGCGCACAACCGCTGGCTCGCCGACTTCTGCGCCACCAACCCCCAGCGCCGCATCGGCGTGGCGGTGGTCCCGATCACCGCCGGGGTGGACGACGCCGTCGACCAGATCCGCGCCGCGGCCGACGCCGGGCTGCGCGGCATCCTGATCCCCACCCGGTGGTTCGACGCCCCCGCCTACCTCGACCGCAGCTACGAGCCCGTCTGGGCCGCGTGCGCCGAGTCCGGCCTCGTCGTCCACAGCCATTCGGGCGCCGGGCCGGCCGACTACACGTTGGGACCGGGGTTCCTCTCGATCTACGCGGCCGAGGCCTGGTGGTGGGCCGCCCGGCCGTTCTGGGTGCTGATCCTGTCGGGCGTGTTCGAGCGTCACCCCGAGCTGAAGTACTCGATCGCCGAGAACGGCGCCTGGTGGGTGCCCGACCTCGTGATGCGCATGGACGAGAAGTGGGAGGGCGGGCACAACACCCGCAAGTTCGGCGACGTCTTCAAGCTCGACCTGTCCATGCGGCCGAGCGACTACGTGAACCGCAACTGCTTCTTCGCCGCCTCCACACCCGGCGTCGACGAGATCGACCGGCGCCACGCCATCGGCGTCGACAACCTGCTGTGGGGCAACGACCTGCCGCACCCAGAGGGCACCTACCCGCACACCCGCAAGTGGATCGCCGAGCGGTTCCGCCACGTCCCCGAGGACGAGACGGCCAAGATCCTCGGCCTCAACGCGGCGGCGCTGTACGAGGTCGACGTCGCGGCGCTCGCCGAGCTGGTCGAGCGCATCTGTCCGGCAGTGGCCGACGTCCACGCCTGA
- a CDS encoding ATP-binding protein, producing MSRPEGVDTASLAATVLAEEARREGEQVAAPVVVIADDLLPGVGDESMSLRQALQLGGTTTLVAVGFARVIDAFDNTALAVLAPDIQASLGASDAVMGAIGAAFGVLFLLGSIPVSTLADRHPRKLIAAVSMSLWAVVVFATALVQSAFWLFMARLGTGISQSYALPVNGPLLVDTYPIPARSRVFAAYGSFEVAGRVLAPVFAGSVAGLIAGPDSWRWVFVVSALLSLPVIAGLWRIREPRRGRNEMQAVLGEELAEDAGELPISIGVAFERLRKIRSFHFLLAGMAALGFSLFSIPLFLNLYLEDDLGMSAWERGVFGSLVALPGVAALAYAGPRADTLFRRSPEAAVAFVGAMVAGFGAFIVAGLYMPNVGSLGVLYACGTALAQAAFVTVVSVTSSVIPYRLRSRGMAMVGVYVFLFGGFFGAVLTGLLTDAVGRRAALTLIVLPSTLVGGALIAYGARYIRGDISRCVEELLEERQEARRLRDDDAVTAAIQVRNLDFSYGPVQVLFGIDLDVHQGETVALLGTNGAGKSTLLRVISGLGVATRGVVRLHGRTITYCDPELRAKIGIVQLMGGNAVFPTLSVDENLRMAGFLHDGADLERRVAEAFTRFPELERRRRSTAGDLSGGQQQMLALAMALMHEPEVLIIDELSLGLAPIMVQELLATVRDLKAQGLTMIIVEQSLNVALAVADRAVFMEKGQIRFDGPARELAERDDLARAVFLGQAAT from the coding sequence ATGAGCCGGCCGGAGGGCGTCGACACCGCCTCGCTGGCCGCGACCGTCCTCGCCGAGGAGGCCCGGCGGGAGGGCGAGCAGGTCGCGGCCCCGGTCGTCGTCATCGCCGACGACCTCCTGCCCGGGGTCGGCGACGAGTCGATGTCCCTCCGGCAGGCCCTGCAGCTCGGGGGGACCACGACGCTCGTCGCCGTCGGCTTCGCCCGGGTGATCGACGCCTTCGACAACACGGCGCTGGCCGTGCTGGCGCCGGACATCCAGGCGAGCCTGGGCGCCTCGGACGCGGTGATGGGCGCGATCGGGGCCGCGTTCGGCGTGCTCTTCCTGCTGGGGTCGATCCCCGTCAGCACGCTGGCCGACCGCCACCCCCGCAAGCTCATCGCCGCCGTCTCGATGTCGCTGTGGGCCGTCGTGGTGTTCGCCACGGCCCTGGTGCAGAGCGCGTTCTGGCTGTTCATGGCCCGCCTCGGCACGGGCATCAGCCAGTCGTACGCCCTGCCCGTGAACGGCCCGCTCCTGGTGGACACGTACCCCATCCCGGCCCGCTCGCGGGTGTTCGCCGCCTACGGGTCGTTCGAGGTCGCCGGTCGCGTCCTGGCGCCCGTCTTCGCCGGCAGCGTCGCCGGCCTGATCGCGGGCCCTGACAGCTGGCGCTGGGTGTTCGTGGTCTCGGCGCTGCTCAGCCTGCCCGTGATCGCGGGCCTGTGGAGGATCCGTGAGCCGCGCCGGGGGCGCAACGAGATGCAGGCCGTGCTGGGGGAGGAGCTGGCGGAGGACGCCGGCGAGCTGCCGATCTCCATCGGCGTGGCGTTCGAGCGCCTGCGCAAGATCCGCAGCTTCCACTTCCTCCTGGCGGGCATGGCGGCGCTGGGCTTCTCGTTGTTCAGCATCCCGCTGTTCCTGAACCTGTACCTGGAGGACGACCTGGGCATGTCGGCCTGGGAGCGCGGCGTCTTCGGGTCGCTCGTCGCCCTGCCGGGCGTGGCCGCGCTGGCCTACGCCGGGCCGCGGGCCGACACGCTGTTCCGGCGCAGCCCCGAGGCCGCGGTCGCCTTCGTCGGTGCGATGGTCGCCGGCTTCGGCGCCTTCATCGTCGCGGGGCTCTACATGCCGAACGTGGGGTCGCTCGGCGTGCTCTACGCCTGCGGCACCGCCCTGGCGCAGGCCGCCTTCGTCACGGTCGTCTCGGTGACGTCGTCGGTGATCCCGTACCGCCTCCGGTCCCGGGGCATGGCCATGGTCGGCGTCTACGTGTTCCTGTTCGGCGGCTTCTTCGGGGCCGTGCTCACAGGCCTGCTGACCGATGCGGTGGGCCGGCGGGCCGCCCTGACGCTGATCGTGCTGCCCTCCACCCTCGTCGGCGGGGCGCTCATCGCCTACGGCGCCCGCTACATCCGCGGCGACATCTCGCGGTGCGTCGAGGAGCTGCTGGAGGAGCGGCAGGAGGCCCGGCGCCTCCGGGACGACGATGCCGTCACCGCCGCGATCCAGGTGCGCAACCTCGACTTCTCCTACGGCCCCGTCCAGGTGCTCTTCGGCATCGACCTCGACGTGCACCAGGGCGAGACCGTCGCCCTGCTCGGCACCAACGGGGCGGGGAAGTCGACGCTGCTGCGGGTGATCAGCGGCCTGGGGGTGGCGACGCGCGGGGTCGTACGGCTCCACGGTCGGACCATCACGTACTGCGACCCGGAGCTGCGGGCGAAGATCGGGATCGTCCAGCTCATGGGCGGCAACGCCGTGTTCCCCACGCTCTCGGTCGACGAGAACCTCCGCATGGCCGGCTTCCTCCACGACGGCGCCGACCTGGAGCGCCGGGTCGCCGAGGCGTTCACGCGGTTCCCCGAGCTGGAACGGCGCCGGCGCTCGACCGCGGGCGACCTGTCCGGCGGGCAGCAGCAGATGCTGGCGCTGGCCATGGCCCTCATGCACGAGCCCGAGGTCCTGATCATCGACGAGCTGTCCCTCGGCCTCGCCCCGATCATGGTGCAGGAGCTGCTGGCCACGGTCCGCGACCTCAAGGCGCAGGGGCTGACGATGATCATCGTCGAGCAGTCGTTGAACGTGGCACTGGCGGTGGCCGACCGGGCCGTGTTCATGGAGAAGGGCCAGATCCGCTTCGACGGCCCCGCCCGCGAACTGGCCGAGCGCGACGACCTCGCCCGGGCCGTGTTCCTGGGGCAGGCCGCGACGTGA
- a CDS encoding helix-turn-helix domain-containing protein, whose product MSVSNTTTWSVPGEFNCPLREVLDRIGDKWSVLVIAQLGDGPRRYGDLRRGVDGGISQRMLTRTLRGLERDGLVTRTAHLVVPPRVDYDLTPLGRTLVAPIDVLAGWAAHHRDTLRANRHRYDTEHPQDSSEPAQNGA is encoded by the coding sequence ATGTCCGTATCGAACACGACCACGTGGAGTGTCCCTGGCGAGTTCAACTGCCCACTCCGCGAGGTACTCGACCGCATCGGCGACAAGTGGAGCGTGCTCGTGATCGCCCAACTGGGCGACGGGCCTCGGCGCTACGGCGACCTGCGGCGGGGCGTCGACGGTGGCATCTCACAGCGCATGCTCACGCGCACCCTGCGCGGCCTCGAGCGCGACGGCCTGGTGACACGCACCGCCCATCTCGTCGTCCCACCCCGCGTCGACTACGACCTCACGCCGCTCGGCCGCACGCTGGTCGCCCCCATCGACGTGCTCGCCGGATGGGCCGCCCATCACCGCGACACGCTCCGGGCCAACCGGCATCGCTACGACACCGAACACCCCCAGGACTCGTCCGAACCCGCCCAGAACGGCGCGTAG
- a CDS encoding cytochrome P450, producing the protein MAVQLDEVDLLDRDVFARGVPHEWFTFLRARHPLFRHPEPHGPGFWVVSKHADVRAIGRDPATFSSDQDHGGIMPLEDPETPAADPGIKVLIAMDPPEHTRFRKLVSHGFTPRMINRMEPRIREMAVRIVDRAVAMGTCDFVTDVAALLPVEVIAELIGVPEEDRHKLFEWTNTIVGADDPEFFVAEDQMHQAMAEMFAYVEQLAEQRRDDPRDDIMTELLGAEIDGDKLTAFELNAFFLFLSSAGNETTRNAAAHGLSAFLDNPGEYDKLVQDPSGLVKSATEEILRWASPVMYLRRNVTTDTELRGQELKAGDKISLWYVSANRDEEVFDDPFRFDIERSPNDHIAFGGGGPHFCLGASLARMELRVLFEELARRAPTLRSLGPPAPLRSNIVAGIKHLPVDLGTG; encoded by the coding sequence ATGGCCGTGCAACTCGACGAGGTCGACCTGCTCGACCGGGACGTGTTCGCCCGCGGCGTGCCCCACGAGTGGTTCACGTTCCTGCGGGCACGGCATCCGCTGTTCCGGCATCCCGAGCCCCACGGTCCCGGCTTCTGGGTGGTGTCGAAGCACGCCGACGTGCGGGCCATCGGACGGGACCCGGCCACGTTCTCCTCGGACCAGGACCACGGTGGGATCATGCCGCTGGAGGACCCGGAGACTCCCGCGGCGGACCCGGGGATCAAGGTGCTGATCGCGATGGACCCGCCGGAGCACACGCGGTTCCGGAAGCTGGTCAGCCACGGCTTCACACCGCGCATGATCAACCGGATGGAGCCGCGCATCCGAGAGATGGCCGTGCGCATCGTCGACCGTGCCGTCGCCATGGGAACGTGCGACTTCGTCACCGACGTCGCCGCGCTGCTGCCCGTGGAGGTGATCGCCGAGCTCATCGGCGTCCCCGAGGAGGACCGTCACAAGCTCTTCGAGTGGACCAACACGATCGTCGGGGCCGACGACCCCGAGTTCTTCGTCGCCGAGGACCAGATGCACCAGGCGATGGCCGAGATGTTCGCCTACGTCGAGCAGCTCGCCGAGCAACGCCGCGACGACCCCCGCGACGACATCATGACCGAGCTGCTCGGAGCCGAGATCGACGGCGACAAGCTCACCGCGTTCGAGCTCAACGCCTTCTTCCTGTTCCTCTCCTCGGCGGGCAACGAGACCACCCGCAACGCCGCTGCCCACGGGCTCAGCGCCTTCCTGGACAACCCGGGAGAGTACGACAAGCTGGTCCAGGATCCTTCGGGACTGGTCAAGAGCGCCACCGAGGAGATCCTGCGGTGGGCGTCACCGGTCATGTACCTGCGCCGCAACGTCACCACCGACACCGAACTGCGGGGCCAGGAGCTGAAGGCCGGCGACAAGATCAGCCTCTGGTACGTCTCCGCCAACCGTGACGAGGAGGTGTTCGACGACCCCTTCCGCTTCGACATCGAGCGCTCACCGAACGACCACATCGCGTTCGGGGGTGGCGGCCCCCACTTCTGCCTCGGCGCCAGCCTCGCCCGCATGGAGCTCCGCGTGCTCTTCGAGGAGCTGGCCCGCCGCGCCCCCACCCTCCGCTCCCTCGGCCCACCCGCACCCCTGCGCTCCAACATCGTCGCCGGCATCAAGCACCTCCCCGTCGACCTCGGCACGGGATGA
- a CDS encoding SDR family NAD(P)-dependent oxidoreductase codes for MDLEKASVIVSGGAGGLGEATVRRFVGRGIPTVIADLDDERGQALADELGDDAHYVRTDVTDEKSTLTAVEAATEAGTLRLAVAAHGAGAAVGRVVGRDGEPLGLDGFRRTIDVYLTGTFNLLRLAAAAMARSTPDDGGGRGVVVNTASIAAYEGQIGQSPYAAAKAGVAGLTLAAARDLAAAGVRVMTIAPGTFFTPAFRMPEDEAQARWGTAVPFPNRMGRATEYAALVEHIVANDYLNGEVIRLDGAIRFGPK; via the coding sequence ATGGACCTCGAGAAGGCTTCGGTCATCGTGAGCGGCGGAGCGGGCGGGCTCGGCGAGGCGACCGTACGACGGTTCGTCGGCCGAGGCATCCCTACGGTGATCGCCGACCTGGACGACGAGCGCGGCCAGGCCCTGGCCGACGAGCTGGGCGATGACGCGCACTACGTCCGCACCGACGTGACCGACGAGAAGTCCACGCTGACGGCCGTGGAAGCCGCCACCGAGGCCGGGACGCTGCGCCTCGCTGTGGCGGCCCATGGCGCCGGCGCCGCGGTCGGCCGGGTCGTGGGCCGCGACGGCGAGCCCCTCGGCCTCGACGGCTTCCGCCGGACGATCGACGTCTACCTCACCGGCACCTTCAACCTCCTGCGCCTGGCCGCTGCCGCCATGGCCCGCTCCACGCCCGACGACGGCGGCGGCCGCGGCGTGGTCGTCAACACGGCGTCGATCGCCGCGTACGAGGGCCAGATCGGCCAGTCGCCCTACGCCGCCGCCAAGGCCGGCGTCGCCGGCCTCACGCTCGCCGCCGCGCGCGACCTGGCCGCCGCCGGCGTGCGCGTCATGACCATCGCGCCCGGCACGTTCTTCACACCCGCGTTCCGCATGCCCGAGGACGAGGCGCAGGCCCGTTGGGGGACGGCCGTGCCGTTCCCCAACCGCATGGGCCGGGCCACCGAGTACGCCGCCCTCGTCGAGCACATCGTGGCCAACGACTACCTCAACGGCGAGGTCATCCGCCTCGACGGAGCGATCCGCTTCGGCCCCAAGTAG
- a CDS encoding EthD family reductase: MIRYSVFYPATEGATFDHDYYRATHVPLAVETWQPDSAEIDRGVDGPYVAAVHFTFDSMEAMQQAMAVEGTAAIRADIPNYTTITPIRQVSEIAG, translated from the coding sequence GTGATCCGCTACTCCGTGTTCTACCCCGCCACCGAGGGCGCCACCTTCGACCACGACTACTACCGCGCCACGCACGTGCCGCTGGCGGTGGAGACGTGGCAGCCCGACAGCGCCGAGATCGACCGGGGCGTCGACGGCCCCTACGTGGCGGCCGTCCACTTCACGTTCGACTCGATGGAGGCGATGCAGCAGGCCATGGCGGTCGAGGGCACCGCCGCCATCCGGGCCGACATCCCCAATTACACGACGATCACGCCGATCCGGCAGGTCAGCGAGATCGCCGGCTGA
- a CDS encoding ATP-binding cassette domain-containing protein, translating to MTALLAFEAPQQVLLSGAMRGLAIGVLAVGLILIYRSCRVINFALGELGALGAAVFVRLVVNWHWNFWAALVLTVAAGALFGGLLELALVRRLSRAPRVVLLVATIGAAQLLLFLQFALPDIATYRAFPTAFTEQWTIGDLVVRADHAVALTVFPTLVLALAWFLNRTRYGIAVRAAADNPDAARLAGISVKRVSTIVWALAGALAAVVTILSAPLAGANVASTGELGPGILLRTLAAAVIAAMVSMPVALGAAVVLGTGEAVLFYNNPDDPGLVNGVLLLVVLVAVLVVSLRTRGLGIRERFSLAPRVRPIPPALLRFWWVRHHTRLGAGLALVAAVALPLLVTSPSRHYLYARVLLMALIAVSLTVLTGWAGQLSLGQFAFVGLGGMTTYALVQQRLSFPAAVLVGAVITAVAAVVVGTPALRMRGLFLAVSTLALAVAAPWILSRSVFVDPDHFSPLLRRPTIGGLSLESQRTYYYVCLAALAVVVVVVARVRASGLGRSLLAVRDNELAASAVGLSPTRVKLTAFALSGAVAGLAGGLLVGLMVQFSEDDFTATASMTVVAIAVVGGLASLTGTVLGSLFVVGLPAFFPGNASIALLTSGAGLLVLLLYFPGGLVQLLYGLRDVVFGALAERLPASDPAAPAPVAAVTGRRDELRTRAPLGDTGADALRVEGVSVRFGARTVVDRVDLVVGRGEVVGLIGANGAGKSTLMNAVGGFVPSRGTIEVLGQDVQGRAPHRRAALGLGRTFQDAALFADLSVRETVQTALEARARARFVSVALGLPRARRVERAKRSHAEEILGFLGLGDYGERFVSELSTGMRRIVELACLLAADARVLCLDEPTAGIAQREAEAFGPLLLRIREELDASMLVIEHDMPLVMSISDRIYCLEAGSVISSGPPDEVRHDPLVVASYLGTDERAIARSDSTVPTPERSPA from the coding sequence GTGACCGCGCTCCTCGCCTTCGAGGCACCCCAGCAGGTGCTGCTCAGCGGCGCCATGCGGGGCCTGGCCATCGGCGTGCTGGCCGTGGGCCTCATCCTGATCTACCGCTCGTGCCGGGTGATCAACTTCGCCCTCGGCGAGCTCGGGGCGCTCGGGGCCGCCGTCTTCGTCCGGCTCGTCGTCAACTGGCACTGGAACTTCTGGGCGGCGCTCGTCCTCACGGTCGCCGCCGGTGCCCTCTTCGGCGGCCTGCTGGAGCTGGCGCTGGTACGGCGGCTCTCCCGGGCGCCCCGCGTCGTGCTCCTCGTGGCCACCATCGGCGCCGCGCAGCTCCTGCTGTTCCTGCAGTTCGCGCTGCCCGACATCGCCACCTACCGCGCCTTCCCCACCGCCTTCACCGAGCAGTGGACGATCGGCGACCTGGTGGTCCGGGCCGACCACGCGGTGGCGTTGACGGTGTTCCCGACCCTCGTCCTGGCGCTGGCCTGGTTCCTCAACCGGACCCGCTACGGCATCGCGGTGCGGGCGGCCGCCGACAACCCCGACGCGGCCCGGCTGGCGGGGATCAGCGTGAAGCGGGTCTCGACGATCGTGTGGGCGCTGGCCGGGGCCCTGGCCGCCGTGGTCACGATCCTCAGCGCGCCGCTGGCGGGAGCCAACGTCGCCAGCACCGGTGAGCTCGGCCCCGGCATCCTGCTGCGCACGTTGGCGGCGGCGGTGATCGCGGCCATGGTGTCGATGCCCGTCGCCCTCGGGGCCGCCGTGGTGCTGGGGACCGGCGAGGCCGTCCTCTTCTACAACAACCCCGACGACCCGGGCCTGGTGAACGGCGTCCTGTTGCTGGTGGTGCTCGTCGCCGTGCTCGTCGTCTCCCTGCGGACCCGGGGCCTCGGCATCCGGGAGCGCTTCTCGCTGGCGCCCCGCGTCCGCCCGATCCCGCCGGCGCTGCTCCGGTTCTGGTGGGTGCGGCACCACACCCGCCTGGGCGCCGGGCTCGCGCTGGTGGCCGCCGTGGCGCTGCCGCTGCTGGTGACCTCCCCGTCGCGGCACTACCTGTACGCCCGGGTGCTCCTCATGGCGCTCATCGCCGTGTCGCTGACCGTGCTCACCGGCTGGGCGGGCCAGCTCTCGCTGGGGCAGTTCGCCTTCGTCGGCCTCGGCGGGATGACCACCTACGCGCTCGTGCAGCAGCGCCTGTCCTTCCCCGCCGCCGTCCTCGTCGGGGCCGTGATCACCGCGGTGGCCGCGGTGGTGGTCGGCACCCCGGCCCTGCGCATGCGCGGGCTGTTCCTCGCCGTGTCGACCCTGGCGCTGGCCGTGGCTGCGCCCTGGATCCTGTCGCGCTCCGTCTTCGTCGACCCCGACCACTTCTCGCCGCTGCTGCGGCGCCCGACGATCGGCGGCCTGTCGCTGGAGTCGCAACGCACCTACTACTACGTGTGCCTCGCCGCGCTCGCGGTCGTGGTCGTCGTCGTGGCCCGGGTGCGGGCCAGCGGCCTCGGCCGGTCGCTCCTGGCCGTGCGCGACAACGAGCTGGCGGCCTCCGCGGTCGGCCTGTCGCCCACCCGGGTGAAGCTCACCGCCTTCGCGCTGTCGGGTGCCGTCGCCGGGCTGGCGGGCGGGCTGCTGGTGGGCCTCATGGTGCAGTTCTCGGAGGACGACTTCACGGCGACCGCCTCGATGACGGTGGTCGCCATCGCGGTGGTCGGCGGCCTGGCGTCGCTCACGGGCACCGTCCTCGGCAGCCTGTTCGTGGTCGGCCTCCCGGCCTTCTTCCCCGGCAACGCCTCGATCGCCCTGCTCACGAGCGGTGCCGGCCTGCTGGTGCTGCTGCTGTACTTCCCGGGCGGGCTGGTGCAGCTGCTCTACGGCCTGCGCGACGTCGTGTTCGGCGCCCTGGCCGAGCGACTGCCGGCGTCCGATCCCGCCGCCCCGGCCCCCGTCGCCGCGGTGACCGGCCGCCGGGACGAGCTGCGGACCCGGGCGCCCCTGGGCGACACCGGTGCCGACGCGCTGCGGGTGGAGGGCGTGTCGGTGCGCTTCGGGGCGAGGACGGTCGTCGACCGTGTCGACCTGGTGGTCGGGCGCGGCGAGGTCGTCGGCCTCATCGGCGCCAACGGAGCCGGCAAGTCGACGCTGATGAACGCCGTCGGCGGCTTCGTCCCGAGCCGCGGCACGATCGAGGTGCTGGGCCAGGACGTCCAGGGCCGGGCACCGCACCGCCGCGCCGCGCTCGGCCTCGGCCGCACCTTCCAGGACGCGGCCCTCTTCGCCGACCTCAGCGTGCGGGAGACGGTGCAGACGGCGCTCGAGGCCCGGGCCCGGGCCCGTTTCGTGAGCGTGGCGCTCGGGCTGCCGCGGGCCCGACGGGTCGAGCGGGCCAAGCGGTCGCACGCGGAGGAGATCCTCGGGTTCCTCGGGCTGGGCGACTACGGCGAGCGGTTCGTGAGCGAGCTGTCCACCGGCATGCGCCGCATCGTCGAGCTGGCGTGCCTGCTGGCCGCCGACGCCCGGGTGCTCTGCCTCGACGAGCCGACGGCCGGCATCGCCCAGCGGGAGGCCGAGGCGTTTGGGCCCCTCCTGCTGCGGATCCGGGAGGAGCTCGACGCGTCGATGCTGGTCATCGAGCACGACATGCCGCTCGTCATGTCGATCAGCGACCGGATCTACTGCCTCGAGGCCGGCAGCGTGATCAGCAGCGGACCGCCCGACGAGGTCCGCCACGACCCGCTGGTGGTGGCGTCGTACCTCGGCACCGACGAGCGCGCCATCGCCCGCAGTGACAGCACCGTCCCCACCCCCGAGAGGAGCCCGGCATGA